The DNA region CGATTGCCAAATGATTTTCCAGGAAGCAGTTCTCTGCCTAGTACAAATGACCCATTTCAGAAAGCTGAATATCTTGAGCAGCAAATGAGCGCAGACATTAAACACCAAAATTTTCTCCCCAATCTACTGGTTCATGAGTTTGAGGGACTCCTGTACAGCAATCCGCAAGCTTTTCTCGCATGGTTTGATCAAAGTATAGTAGATAGCCTACAGGCAGAGCGTAACTTATTCCTTTCACCGGAACATATTAATGAAGGCGCAACAACAGCCCCATCCAAACGAATTATCAAATGTTGCCTTGGATATGAAAAGCCATTACATGGCTCTTTGATTGCAATGGATATTGGGTTGGATACAATACGTCAGCAGTGCCAGCATTTCAATCAATGGTTAACGCGTCTTGAAAACATCAGCGGCAGTAACGGTTGAAGAGAATATATTGCCCTCAAAAGATAGTATAAATGTACTTATATACTCCATATTCTAGAAAACTTTCAGCATTATTACCAATTGACAAAAATTATTTTTTATTAAATTTTCACAAATGAATCAGGAATTATGAATAACACGAAGTTTCATAACTCCTAACTCCTGTAGAAACGCGATTAATCGCGTCTCTACTCCTAACTAAATTGTCAACGCCTGCCAAGTTTGTTTACCAACTACTCCATCTGTTGCTAAATTCTGCTGATTTTGAAAGGCTTTGACAGCAGTCTCTGTCAATGCGCCGTAGATTCCATCCACTCTAACGGCATAACCATTAGATATTAACAACCGTTGTAAGGCTCTGACAGCAACACCAGAGCTACCGAAAGAAAGAGTCGGCATAGGTTGACTACTAAACTTTTGGAACTGTCCTGTAGCCTTTGTACGCACTTTATCTCTAGACTGAGAATACTTATTAGACTCACCTAAGTTAGAAGAACCTAGTCCGGGATTCTTTTTGCTGATTTTCTTAAGTATATGTTTTTTCTCTGGTGCGATCGCACAGGAAGAAGCCTGAGAAATCCAATCTGTCTGCATGAATTCAGGTGGTGTGGTTTGAGCAGTTATCTCTAACTGACTCTGTTTTGATTGGTTTACGTCATTCTCCATCTGAACTAATTGCTGCTGTGGCAAATTGGCTTCAGATGCTTGTCTTATTGTTAACACCCTCGTCATCATCAGACCAATTTCAGTCATTGTAATTCATTTTAACTAGAATTTAGATTACTATATGATAAAATTCCACAGTAGGACTGAACATCATGTCTGTGCAATTCTCTTACCTAATCTGTGTTAATTTTTGTAAAATTTTTAAATATTGAGAAAGAAGCACCTTAATAAAAAGTGCGTAGGCGTAGCCCCTCAGAGATATCGCTTAATACACTCAGTTGTGGATACTGAAATTTTTACCTTTTCTCATCTCGCCATAAAGCAATACCGCCTAACAAACCAGTGATATTGGGGATGAGTTTTACATTTAACGGTAGCTGTAAATTCACTCTCACAGCTTCACCGCCGCCAATGTAAAGGCAATCATAATTGAACAGATGTTCCAAGGATGCGATCGCTTTTTCTAAACGCTTGTTCCATCTTTTCTCACCAATTTTTTCTAACTCTGCACGCCCCAACTGTTGCTCGAAAGTCTCTCCTTTACGAAACGGGTGATGTCCCATTTCCATATTCGGCACTAGCTTACCATCTACAAATAAAGCCGAACCAAACCCCGTACCCAGAGTAATCACCAATTCCACACCTTTACCTGCGATCGCACCAAACCCCTGCATGTCTGCATCATTAATTACCCGTACAGGCTTGTTTAAATGTTTTAATAATGCTGTTTCCAAATCAAATCCAATCCAATCTGGATGTAGGTTTACCGCAGTTTCCGTGACTCCACACCGCACCACACCGGGAAAACCGACCGAAACGCGATGGAATTCACCTTGAGCGGCTGCTAAGACAACAATTGCATTAATTACAACCTCTGGTGTAGCAGGTTGGGGTGTATCTAAACGCGCTCTTTCTGTTACAGGATTCCCCGTAATATCCAAAACCATAGCCTTAACGCCACTACCGCCAATATCAACCGATAGGGTACGAATCGATCCATTTTCGTCAACCATTGAATTACATCCTTCTTACTGCTTGTTACCTAGTTATTATCCTCTGCTGCATCTTAATAATATCTAGATATTTGGAGAGTCT from Nostoc commune NIES-4072 includes:
- a CDS encoding DUF4276 family protein — encoded protein: MEEEYPWRETFTMIRIHVFVEGQTEETFVKEVLCEHLQRKDIYLNPILVRTSSISKGGVVSYAKIKPQLNRKCLEDDSAFVTTMFDLYRLPNDFPGSSSLPSTNDPFQKAEYLEQQMSADIKHQNFLPNLLVHEFEGLLYSNPQAFLAWFDQSIVDSLQAERNLFLSPEHINEGATTAPSKRIIKCCLGYEKPLHGSLIAMDIGLDTIRQQCQHFNQWLTRLENISGSNG
- a CDS encoding peptidoglycan-binding domain-containing protein produces the protein MTEIGLMMTRVLTIRQASEANLPQQQLVQMENDVNQSKQSQLEITAQTTPPEFMQTDWISQASSCAIAPEKKHILKKISKKNPGLGSSNLGESNKYSQSRDKVRTKATGQFQKFSSQPMPTLSFGSSGVAVRALQRLLISNGYAVRVDGIYGALTETAVKAFQNQQNLATDGVVGKQTWQALTI
- a CDS encoding ROK family protein — its product is MVDENGSIRTLSVDIGGSGVKAMVLDITGNPVTERARLDTPQPATPEVVINAIVVLAAAQGEFHRVSVGFPGVVRCGVTETAVNLHPDWIGFDLETALLKHLNKPVRVINDADMQGFGAIAGKGVELVITLGTGFGSALFVDGKLVPNMEMGHHPFRKGETFEQQLGRAELEKIGEKRWNKRLEKAIASLEHLFNYDCLYIGGGEAVRVNLQLPLNVKLIPNITGLLGGIALWRDEKR